One Takifugu flavidus isolate HTHZ2018 chromosome 3, ASM371156v2, whole genome shotgun sequence genomic window, GGAAGTTTTATTTTGGTTCCCCACAATTAGCAGCTAATCTACAAGTTTTATTAACTAATTATGCACGCTCCTGCTAGCAGCCCAACGGACGGGAACCAGCACTGGTTCTCGATCGACGAAACATTTGTCGGGCTTTGGGTTCCACCTACGACCAAAGATACCTTTAGTTGCCTTTAGCCCGCTGAGAAATCCTGTGAAATCTCAGCCGCGTCAAGCTCAATCTCCTCCGCCCCGACACTTGTCATTGGATAACATCCCCCAATGTGGGATCTTAGAAAGTGGTTTGAGCGCCAGGGGAGTTCCAGacctctctctgccctccttAAGAATAGCCCACCTGACCCAGGGGCCGGCTACCCCTGAGACGGAGGCCACAGCCAATTTACTTTGTGTCGCTGCTGCCTCCGTCCTTTACTTTATTTCTGTCCGGTCGCACCGGGCGGCGTACACCGCTCCCGATACCCTTTTGCGAGTCCTGGAACGACAACATTTCGAATGGTGTCACTCCAGTTCACAGGTGCGTCGCTGTGAGTTTAACTTGTAGGTCCCGATCCTGTAGCTAAGTGTGTTGCTAGGTTAGCATGACTGAGCGGGGTGACTCCCTCGATACAGGTAAAGTGAAGCAATTCtaattgtaaaagacgctatataaataaagattgatttgatttagaaGTATCGCGTCGCAAAATGTTACACTTTCCAGCTAACACAtagtttgttattttaaaaaaaaaacctagtaTAAACGAGTACTTTCGTCACTTTTAATGAAATTATCAGGTTGAAGTGGGTGTTTTACCGCCGAAGCGGTGTGAACAGCGACTCCTGGCGGCGGCCCGCGTATGCAGCAACACAATTACGCTTTATTGTGAAGAAATTGACACGTTTGAGGGAGATGGGTGGCTTTTAACTAATCAGCAGTCGGATACAAATAGGATTTTAAATAAAGCCATAACTTATTTGGGCCTATATCAACCATGAGGTCATCTTGTCCCCTGACCTTCCTGTCGCTCAGTGTTTACCTCGGGTATGAACCAGGTATTCACTGGTGCCCCATCCTGGAAACCACAGTGACTCTTCCAAACCTGACGCGCATTGAAAATCCCGCCCTGAGCTGACAGGAATTCCGGGAGCCCCGATGTTAGTCAACAGCCTGCTCGTGTCTGTTCGCAGCGTCATTGTCTAGACCCTGATGGCCAAGCTGGCGGGTTGAGTCCACCTGGAAAGACTTCCCAGCCGGGAGGCCTGAagctccctgctgctgttgctgtcttCCTCCCCAGCCGACCACTTCAGAGGGAGTAAGTTTGATTTTCACGGCTGGGCCAGGGAGGcgtcttctctgtcctcctcgcactgtttttcctgccccccccctcctcttcctccccctctcccacagctcccagctCCCCCAGTCTCGCACTTATCAAAACATGAAGTCAACGTGTTTCCTGTTTCTCGTAGATGTCAGACAGATATTGTTTTAGTCACTTGAGCTGGAATCCAATAATTacccgtgcgtgcgtgtgtgggcgCACGCCTGTGTACACAAAAAGGTGGGTGTGTGTCATATGATAACCGATCAGAGGATGACATCATGCTCGTAGATCAGAGCGCCACAGCGCCCCCCAGTGGAGGCGGCGCCGCATTACTGGTCCCCGCCTGGGTGTCTGCGGTGCGTTCAAAGACCACCATCTGCTGCACGTTTATGCTTCCAATGGGAAACACCGGTTGGTGCGAAGCCAGACTGACGTCACCACGAGGCCTGAGATGACAATAAAAACTTGTCTTAATTTTTGTAGAGCAGCCGGTACCGAACCGGTATCGACCCTATTTCGCAAGATATTGGGCGTAACTGACGTAACGTTCCTTTTTACGTCCCTTCACGGCGCAACTATATAATAAGTTTAGCAAATGTCTCCCTCTTGTGGCGGGATCACCTCGGTGCATGTACGCCGCTATGTTCCTGCCGAAATCCATCGCAGGATAATTCTGGCAGGCCTGTCATGTGAGAAACCCATTTTTGTAGGGTGatgcttgtttttcctctccccgACTGCAGAGAACAgcacctgaaggcagcacatGACAGCGCAAGactcctgtcatgtgacctgatcGCACCACGCAGGCCAGATTTGTCACCACAGCAACTCTATTCAACAGAGTTATGGCGCTTCTAAAGTTTTATCACGCAGACCCGATCTTTGTACAACGCGATTCACTTTTGTCCTAACTgccctgaaggcagcacacCACATAGAATCAACTGAAGCAACGTgaggctgtaaaaaaaaaaaaaaaaaactgaggcAACACTGCAACAAACGTGTATATTTCTTTATTGTCACAGTTCAATAAAAACCATTGGACATATGTCCACTATTGTGCCGCATTCAATGACAAAGAGAAATGTTTAGGAAAATTTCCAACCCGGCGTCTTCTGTCGTGGTGTTGACACTTTAGCTCCCGCAGCTCTTCCTTAATTTGAGGTATATAGATATAATCTGGCACGGCTAATCAGAAGGAATCATCTACCTCGGCGCCTCTACGTGGAAACAAAAATCTTCCTTTACTGTTTCTTGAAAATCCTCTTGGCGTCCACGCCCTCGTAGTTGTAACTCtgtgggagggaagggaaggggggttAGGTTGAGTGGGATTTAGAACACAGCAGTATCGTCCAGGCCGCACCGACCTGCACCAGCTCCCCGTCCACCAGGCTCCTGGTGGTGGTCAGGACCTTGTCGTTGTCCTTCCTGGTGAATTTTCCCTTCAGCGTGTCTCCGTCCATCTCCCACGTTCCCTGAGATTGAAACACATCGTGGGTTTTACTGGGATGTTTCTACCGGTCTGGAGCCTAGATCCGTGCCCCCCGTCCCCTCACCGAGACTTCGGTGCCGTCCGCCAGGGTGTAGTCGAACTGGGCGCCCAGCGTGAAGTCGATGTCCTTGGTGCGGAAGGTGCTCGACTCCTTGATGTGGAACTTGTCGCCGGTTTGCTCGATGGTGACCTTCAGGTTATCGTGCTCGGCCATCTTCCGCTTCATGATGTTGATCCCTGCGGACACAAACGGGAGGGGAATCACAAACATGCCGGTTCATCACTTTCTCTTGTCGATCCTCGGCGTTGAATCAGAAACGAATCTGGCCGGAGCTCCGGCCCGTTTAGTAGCAGGAAACCGGACTTTGGCGGCCCGAGAGCGGCGCGCTTTATCCCGCTCACCCATTTGTTCCATGAACTTGTCGTAGTTCTCATTGCGCTCGGCTTTCCAGGTTCCGTTGAATGCCATGGCTGCAGGGTGACGGTGGGGATGGGAATGCCCGCCGGCCTCCCCTTATATACACCCgctcccacccctcccccccagaggCTGCCATGCTAGCTGCTATTCTTTATCAGTCCGATTATCACCCTGCTGATGTGGCCATTTAAAGGCGGTCGAATGTGGGACGAGTGTTGCGCGACACGGAGGAGACGCTCATAAATAACCCACTTGTCTTGGTCAGTGTGGGGCAGCAGAACAGTGGGGCATTGTTCCGGAGGGGAGTGGGGCAATAACggggagaaagggggggggggggggggctgtgtttgtgtgtggagaATGTTGGCAGCGACACAACTGAACCCCCTTTTTTGTACCTCAGATCCTTTTTGTCGCCCAGTTTGTGCCACGAGAACCAACTTTGATGGGAGGAGGGTCGGACGGCAACAATGAGGGCTGGAATGTTGGATGCAgagcagtgcccccccccccacaaatgATCACTATAAGCCCTTTATTAACAGAGCCCAAACTAACGGCCATCATTCTTAGGTGAGATCATTAAGACAGAAAAGGGCAACCAGTTACCAGCACCATTGATCCATCCCAGTATACGTTCCCAGTAAAGCTCATCCCCGAAGGCTGCTGGTCCCTGATTGATTAGTGATTGATGACTGGACGGCCAGAAGATATTAATCACACCATTCTAATCACCCCCAACAAAGATATCAGAGAGCAACATCATTACCCATTAGCACTGTGGGAGCACACAGCCTGAGGAGGTGCGGTTGCCCCCGGAGACGCAGGCAGACACTCCCAAGTGTCTGGGTGCTTCAGAAGGTGTCGGTCATACTGGGGACGCCAGTAAAAGAGGATTAACGGACGCGTTCAAAGTCCGGCTCATTTTAGGAGTTCCTGGCTGATCTGGACCCAAACGAGACGACGGCAGCCGGTAAAGAGGCGACGTTCCTCCCGCCGCTGCAGCGCCGCGCAGGAATGCGGCAACAGTTGCTCAGTTGtctgcagacaggagctgaatgATAATCAGGACAGCGCACGTCGCTGCGCTCCATGTGAGCACACAAGTCCACGCATTCATGGATGTTTCACACCTGATTCACGCCTGCACTTGgttgcagtttattttaaattgcGACTTGAGCAGCAACGGCGACCTAATGTGCATATTTATCTGCGTTATTTAATCTCGACAAGTTTTATGTTGTGGCATCGTCCTCTCTAAAAACAATAATGTGCTGAAAgatgaaatgacagaaaagttTGAGCGTGAATAGAGCTGGAGATTCTCCGcgcagcgccccctctggtggtcGGGGGTTACAACTGCGGCGGTAAGAATTAAATCTTTGAGGAATTTCAGTGTTTAAACTTCAATTtctgaaaatgtaattatgcattaaaaggaaacagaagaTAATCAATCCCAAAGTCACCAAATTAGGGCCCAGGACACCTGACGCTGAGAATGTTCACTTGCTTCAGGGATTTCGTGCCTGACTGGTTCATATCCTGCAGCCTGTAGTGGGACTGGGAATGCTCCCAACACCCACCACAGCTACCAGCATGGCTCAGGTGTGGGTGGTGGAAATGGTCTCGCAGGCGCCGCGCAAGGTTTAGCCCGCCACCATTGACCCGCCACGACAGCAGGGCCTCGACCGCTGTGCCGTGCAGAAGTTCGTAAACATGACGGTGAAGTTTAGATGATCCCGCTGGAGGATTCTGGGCCCCCTCGGAACTGCGCTTTCTTTAGTTTCAACTCGGAATTCGGGCTCTGATCTCACTTGTTGAACTTTCGGACGTTGTAGAGTTCAGAGAAAAGCAATTCACTTTGATCAAGAGCGTAAAAACggagaaagaaaatcaaaaagtcataattccaagaattaaaaaaaaaaataataatcctcCTTCTGACTCaattctgatttttaaaaaatccaaaaatgtaGTCTTCATCCTCCTACATATGTAAATGAATGGAATTCTGTTCATAGTTGCTCACATTTTGACCTGATGGTGGTGCTAGAGGGACCCTGGAATCATCCGGCTAACGTAAACGTAGATCAGCTAGCTACCGGGAACAACGCTTAACAACATGTTGCCTTATTTTTGTAGCTAGCTTCTCTCGCCTGTGAACATTTGTAAGATTAAAATTGACGTCGTGGTTGGCTAACGTCCGCTGCGTGGGTTTAAGCTAGCATCGATGAACTCGGTACAACTGACGGCTTTGATGTTTCTGGCGAACATCAAAGCGATTCTACTGGGGTTCTTTTGTGTTCAACTGAAGCTAACGTTCTCATGTGTGTGACAACTTTCTGTTGCACCTTCCCTAACCCCACAGATGTCCAGGCGCTGCTGTCCCCGCCCCGCTAACAGAGCCGGGCTTGTTCCCCCGTGTGTGTGACCGCGGTGCAAACGTCCAACCCAGGCCTGCGAAGGGTTTAAGCGTCACCAATAGCCGGTAGTTATCAAATCCTCCACAATGACTCTTCGGCGGGGTGTAAGGTGACTGTCCTCCGGCATCCTGTAAATAATATTCTGTGACAAACGTCTTCATTCTCACACGTCGGCGCTAATGCCCTCGTAGCACTTCCCACTTTTCCTCGTTTCCTCTCTTCAGCCGAAGGTTTTTTGTCCTCCAGAGGATGAATTTTAAGCTGTTaattgcagtggtggtggtgtgtgtgtatgtgtgtgtgggtgtgggtgtgggtgtgtgtgtagatgctTTTTCCCTCTCAATCCAAACTCCTTTTGTTCGCAAGACTGAGGGAGAAACAATGGCCCCTTCTTCTTAACCGCGACTCTCAGGAGCGGCGTGAGGACGTGGAAAGGATTAGGGCAACATTTCTCATGACCTCCGGGGCCTGCTGGGGTGGGAGGAGCCTCATCAACGGGGGACGGCACGCTGATGTCATGCAGCCAAAACACGCCTCTGCTACTGTGGGGAACGGTTCGGACGGAAGCTGTTGGCGACGAGATGTGTGTTGGGAGAATCCCTGACATGTGTTGGAGCTCCAAGAGTTCTCGGGGTTGATTGGCACTAaatcctgaacacacacactctgcagggATTTGCGCTTTGCTGTCATCTCCGCTCTCACCACTGGGTGGCGACAAACCGCTCACAGGAGCTCACAGCCGCAACCGAGTGGAAAGACAGGACGTTTGTGTAATAAACGGGATTAAAATTCAATTTACTTCTCTAAAGTAGTTTATTTTTATGACATGAGATGGATTAATGGGCACCTATAAACACAGTTCATtcagaccccccctcctcccccaccgaGGCTGAATAAGTCATAAAACTCGGAGCGGGTGGCTACATTTAACTGTTGTTGTTCATTTGTTTCCCATTAATGAAGCTGCATTTTGGCTAATTAGTCCGGACCGTAACGTTTCCCTGCGGTGTTGATTAGAGCTAATTAATGACTGCAGGCCTGACGGAGGAAGAGCGCCTTGAAGGGGGACGTGTTGGTACCTCCCCGGATAATTAAAgccttccctctgtcctcctggttCAGGTCTGAACGTTGTTTGATCTGTCCTCGTCACCATCTAGAAGATGTTGTGAGCCGTTCCTCAACAGGAAGCgtctcacctttgacccctgggTCCTTTCTGATGCTCCCACGTTTCAGCTGCGTCGGTCCACCGGAGTTAAAGGGATTAGATCTGGGGCGAATGACTCGCAGGAACAGAGCATGCCGAGCTATGCATGTAGCGCTGGAGCAGCTCCTTTATCAGCGTGAAAACGCCGCTTATCTGTGATGACTTGAAACctcagaaagagagagagagacagagagagggagagagagctgatGAGGTGATTAAGATGGAGATGGTTCAGGCTGGAATTTACAACATCTGCCGACAAGTCACGGCAGCACTTCTCCCATCTGTCCGCACTCTCGGAGGCCACAGATCAGAACTCAGCTAGCTCTGTAATTAGCTCTGTAATTAGCTCTGTTACTAGCTCTGTAACTAGCTCTGTAGCTAGCTGTGTGCAGAAGCTCGTGCAACTTCTTCTGTTAATATCCGACTTTTCTCACCGACACCCGAGTGACCCACGCTAGCAGCTAACGGCACAGCATTAGCTCATGTTCAACGCTAATTCAGTCACTTGTATCACTTCACAACTGAACTTTTTGCATCCGATTGCAAACATTAGCGCCGAAATGTGGCCGTTTCCTGTGATCGCTGCTGTTGGTCCCATCTGACAGAAGCCACTTTATTCCTTCCTGCTGGTCCGACCACGAcccacagcagaaaaacaatattttcacCAGCTTCTCGCTCTATAAATCCCTCATTTTACACAGCCTGCGGTGCTGGATGGCGGCACGGTTGGGGGAAGATATGGGGGTTCCCGCTGAGCGTGGCAGGGGCTGCTGTGTGCCGATGTTTATCTGGAGGTGCTGTGGAGCCCGATCACGAGCTCTCCTGCTTTTCTCGCCACCTGTTCGTACAAATTCAAATAATTCCTGCGTGCTGATGTGGGTGGCGGCTCTTATCTGCAGCCAATCGCACGATTTCCCCTCGTCATTCACACCAGCACTCGTTTCCTCCAAAATACGAAAGATTTTTGACGTGTTGCTAGCAGTTTTGCTTTAGCAGTTGTTTTAAATCTAATCTGCCTCATCTATCGAGTCTGAGCAACCTTGCTTGCTTAGCGATTCGTTAAGGATCCCGATCCCGAAGTTCTCCTGGCCAAGAATGCATCCTAGCAGGCTTCGTTAAATCTTGCGCTAATTTCCACTTTCCTTCTTTGTGGATTGTTTAAATCTCACAATATTTGTGCACAACTCTAGATTCTTCTGGGGGAACTAAATGTTCTTGGTTTGAAAGGCCCTCAGGAGGCCAGCTGGGCTTTGCTCCTGAGGTATCCCTCCACCTGTTAAAGTCCTGCCCCTCCCACTACTCTTAATCCCAGCATGGCGTCCATACAAACCAGCAGGACTCCCGGGGTCCCAACAATGGCAACCCTTCCTCAAACACGGGGGAAACATTTGGGGATTACCAGACAAGTTTTTTTCAGAGTCAATCACCTAGAAAATAGAGCTGCTGAAAGGATGCCAGGTCCGAAATACAGTCGCTCCGCCGGCACCAAGGTTTGAGTAAAGAGCACAGTCAGGTGGAAGGAATACAGGCCTGCTGGGAGCTGAGGATGGAAATTAAAACTGGCCCGGGAATAAAACAAGGGGCGACAAATGTTCTCACGTTTGCTAACAATAGCCGTTCAAGGAGCGGGCCATGTCGTCGACCCAGTAGCTAACCAGTAAGCTAAAGCTACTACCAAGGTTAACATGACTATTGGTAATTCAGGGTATCCTGCTAGAGAAAAGTCCATAACACAAACTGTAACCCTTTAGCCAAGCGGGCTATTACCTGGAAATTCATCTGTGCTTTTTCTCAGTGGGCTCCTTTCAAcatattattgtttttcttcCGCGATAATCACACTTTGATGGTTATTTTCTATTGTTGATCTCAGCTTTTGTTGGCCCGCGGACGGCCCGTCTTTATTCCCAGCTAGCGTTAGCCGAGCGTCAGAAGCTTTTGTTGTCAGCCACTATTTTTGTGGCTTTCATCTTATTTGCTAATCAAGGAAGCGCCCCGCTGGTGCAGCGGAGTGGCAGGTTTTGTTGCGAGGGGCTGCCTCTGCTCGCCACCCCCACCAGGGGGCCAAAGCACCCTGCTTGTTTTAGGAAACCTGGCCTTAATAAGACAAAGTCCTGGAATGGATTTGACAAAATAGCATTTGGAGTTGGATGCTGCGAAACAAGCAAATCTCAGCTGGGGTAAAAACAATTCTGCTGTGGGGGGCAGGTGGGTACCCCCGCCTGCAGGACGGCATCAAAGCCCGACTTAAGAAGGCGGGAGACAAATTTGTCAGATTTCAGGAAGAAAAGCTAAATCCTGCCTTTGAGCAGATTAAAAGGAAACAGGTGTTAGCTTATTAGCTTAATAGGCTAAATTTTAATCACTATCATTTCTCCTAGTTGTGATAAAAACTACCAAATTTCATATAGTGGCCAAAAAAAATTTTCGTTGTCTGAAAGACGAAACTAAATTCCGACCAAACGACGTCCATGGTTCCGCCCACATCTCGGACGAGTGCTGATAAATCATTTACCTGTAGACGGTGCATAAAATTAACGACTTTTGTCCCTAAACGTTCACAGACTTCATCACCTTTGTGAGGGAAACGCTACTTAAAAGGTGACGGAGGTTTACACAAACACCGGTGAAAAGGGGGAAATAAAAGCCACTGTGAAGTTAATCACACGTCAAAGGGCTCATTATTgtgggagtgggcggggcctgacGCAGCGCAGACAAAAGCGGCGCTCAGCGGAGGTGCTCCGGTTTCAATGAGACCCTCGGCCGGTGCTAAGGTGACATCACAGGTCCCCTAAGCCAGCCTTTGTACCGGTCCTCCAACGCCTCATCTCTCGGGCCGTCGCGCTTGTTCTCACCAGCGGGTCGTTTTCTGGTCCTCTCATTAAGGCCTGATCCCAAAATGAGAAGCTCCTCCGAAGGTCACGTCTGACCCAACCGCGACCCTGGAATTGGGTTTCCGAAAGAAGGACCTGGGATGGTTACGGGCGTCCAAAAGTTTGGAGAAGTCGCTCCCGATTACTCAAAAACAACAGCTTAAACAGTTTCAGTTGCGCTAAGTAtcttctgctgcctgtggcAACTCAAGTGGACAACGGTTGCTCGGACAGGAAAGTTCCAGCAACTAAAAGTACCTCGTGCTTCAGGTGTCAAACCTTAAAGAGCACAATCTGCTAATTTAGCCAAGTCGCTGGGTTTTAGCACCAGCAACAGATGTAATCCAGCGGCTTTTGCGACGTATTTGGGGCAACTGTTGCAGCAACGTAGTTGCGATACCAAAGAACGTaagaaaaatatttttcctTATGCTGAAAGTGCAGACGATGATGTAGCATTTTGCTGCTTTAGCTTCCTGCTAGCCACACTACATCATCTCCCACTGCTTGCTTCTCTCAAGTCAAACTTTGATTGAAGACatcaaggatttttttttacgaTTTTTACCGTGGGAATGAGAACCGTCGAGAACTCCAGACCAAAGTTGCAGAGCTAAAGGAAAAAAGGCAGATAAAAAGGTTAGCCAAGGCAGCAACAATAGAGCCTTTTGACTAAAACGACTTCAAGTGAGGAAGCGCACTCGCACACTGCGATCATCTAACCCCAGGCGTAAAACGATGGGCGCGATAAGCCGCGTTTTGCGGTTGGGGGGCGTCAGGATCAGATAAACCCAGCAAAGGTTGCAGTCGTCAGCGACTCGGGCGCAGCTCCAGTTGTACAATTACACAACATCCATTTGTGTTCCCCTCAGGTTGTCCTGGAGCGCGAGCTTCAAAAGCTTCCCCAAAGCTTCCCCAAAGCTTCCCCCACTCCGCGTCGATGTTTTTGGAGAAGGTGCTTTGTTCACACCTGTGGTCAGcgctttattttctcttcttctgctgttatCTGCCTTCATCTGCATGCAGCCAGCATTTTGCACTCTATAGCTGTGAATAGACTGCAGTGTGCGGCGTTATCTGAGCGCAGGTATCAGCGCCCGCCGGGCTGGGGTTCGGTACGGGCTTTGAACCGTCCCAGGTGTCAGGCCGTGTGCACCACAGTGCCACATCTTCAGGAGCAGGCGCTTTGTCGAAATGTCACTGATTCCAAACcgtgaggagaaggagaaaaaaaacaggctagCTTTGGGACGCCTTCCGAGAGCAGTGCAGGTGTGGAAGCATAGTTTAGGATTATTTAAGATGTCGTAGGTGAGGTTGCTTTAAATGACCCACAAAAATCTAGGTAATGAGAGTTTTCGGGCAGTAAATGTCGGCTTATGTAAAGCCCCCCTCCCCTAGTGGCCGTGATATGAATTACACGTGTGGGGGACTTTTAGAACTGCTCTTGTGGTTCCTCAAATGCATCACCTCAACGCCTTGTTGGGGATTTATGgtgatttatgcctgaacacgTGGTCGTACACGTGAAGGTTAGTTGCTaataacagatgctatataaatgaagatgatttgaattgaaataaatctcaatCTTGTTAAATCTCAGTTTAAATCAGATTCTGTCGTTTCGCAACCATTTTTCCCgaagcagctgtggaggagTCAGACGAGCAGATAATTCCGATCATCTCCCGGGATGTGATCGGATTGATAGAACCTGCATGTCTTGAATCACCAAAACCGCCGTTTCTCTGATGGACTCGTGTTTTCTAAACTCAGTAGCGACTCATATCTGATTTACGTCTTATCGCCAAGGTAGTTTAATCATCTCTAAGCTGTTATTGTCTCTGACTCAAAGCCTGGAATCTTTTCCCATAACACCCCGGCAGAGATGCGCGGCGCCGATGCCTCTCCCGCGGCTCCTCTGATAGCACACTCGCCTTCTTCTTTACGCTTCGGCTaactttgtctttgttttgcattttggcTTTCACAGACTTCTGTAGCTTTGTGGGGACCGAAAGTGTTTAATGTTGGAGGTTTCAGTCGAATCGATACTTTGGCGCCTTGGTTTAGCATAGCAACCCAGAGCTAACTGTGGCGCGGCTGGATTTATTGGTATATGATGGCGTCATCAACATACGCTAAAATAGTGGAAGCAGCCTTTTTGGTTCCatccctccagatttgtttcggCACTCTAAGATTATTTTCCAGGCCTGTCGGGTCTGAGGACCCTCAGGTGGATTCAAGCTCCTCAGCAAACAGAACTGAAGCAGAATCCATCGGGGTGCCGACGGATCCTTTTACTCCCCGCAAACAACACTTTGGTGGTCCGGGTGTTTGATGAAGTGAGAATGGGGAGAGGAAATCTCCCTTTCATTGGAGGCTAAACCACAAATAAAGCGTCTAATCCGTAGTGATCGCTGCACCCACACCTCTGGAAATGCACATTTGCTAGTATAAAACCTCACATTGGGAATTGTTAATGTTTCTTCCTTTCTGGTGACCACAAAGATTCATTTGTGCGCTTCCTCCCATGTTAGCGGCTATCGTTAGCACATCGTGTCGCATCTGTCAACTGTCACTtctgtaaaaacccaacacacctGAAATACCTGATTCTTGCCATCCTCCCcgggggaagtgggggggggggtgctcatcTACCACAGAGTTATGCATTGTTACATCGCAACGCTCGTTTAGC contains:
- the LOC130522979 gene encoding fatty acid-binding protein, intestinal-like, producing MAFNGTWKAERNENYDKFMEQMGINIMKRKMAEHDNLKVTIEQTGDKFHIKESSTFRTKDIDFTLGAQFDYTLADGTEVSGTWEMDGDTLKGKFTRKDNDKVLTTTRSLVDGELVQSYNYEGVDAKRIFKKQ